The following DNA comes from Solea senegalensis isolate Sse05_10M linkage group LG10, IFAPA_SoseM_1, whole genome shotgun sequence.
ATGATTTGTTACagtgtaataaaatatttatttttttctaatttaaacATGTATGTGAACTTAACTTAATCcttttttatgaataaattatGAATCAGAAAACAAACCACTCGTTACAGTCTTCCATTAGtagaaaaaaatacagaaaagaaagaaaaagaaaagatgcagAGAAGCCACAAAATTATTGtctaaattatttattttggtgaCATTGTTGTCTAACCACAAAAGCAATGAAGTTAATAAAATGCCAAAGTGTTTGGGAGGACATTTTAACAAAATAGAGGAACGATGacctggggttttttttgtcctggatgtttgtttttatacaaattGCTATGTCAACCAAATCTGTCACAGAGTTTTTAATTCTACTTTCCTGCAATAATTATAGGTTGTTTACGCTTTTGAAGACTTGTGGTTTCCTGAAGTGAATCAATCATGTGCGCTGACCGTGGTGCTGAAAGTGATTCCGCGTCCTCTGCAGAAAACTGAACACTATGAACACTGTTGGTGTGTTTCTGAGCCATGCGCTGCGAAGCATGGGGAAACgtaatttaaaatacaaaatgagaTTAGGAGAATATGACTAAAAGTTGTGGCCGGATGTTAGTTTCAGTTATTTGCCATGGCCATGTGGCTAAAAAAGAGACATACAGATGAGTGACAGCATGGTTTTAGTTGGTCTGTCAACTCCGCTTTAGGGGCCAAATGTATTTGGCTCATGGATACAGACTTTGGGGTGGGGTGGAAGTGTGGGGTATTTTATAATGCGCATCATGAAGTCTAATAAGATCTCGGACATACAGTAAGATTCCGCAGAGGCTGCGAACCCTGACGTTTTTCTCTTTAGTTAAATGGTGAAGCTGACGAGGTCAAATCAGGTCTCGGACCAGTCCTtgacaaaccaaacaaacgGGCTTACATTCAGGAGTGACAAAAcgaaaatgtgattattataataataatagccacTACTGCACTATGGTGACTGAGCCTTTTTTTTCGTTACAAACTGTCCCTGTTTGAAATCTAATTGCGCCAGTGCTGGCACGCGAGCGCTCCTGTTTTTGTGGTGTATGAAGAACTTCTGTCGGCGTGCTTTAGTAGAGCCGGTCTGCATTGCGTCGAaaccctccacctcctcctcccgctccctcctctcctctctccacatCCCCTccccatcctctcctctcccctgcACTTGCATGTAAAATGCAAGGCAAAACATGCTTGACAttgctgagaaaaacaaacaaacatttggacGTCGTTGCAGCACATGACTTTCTTCCCCCACCCCTCTATCCATTTCGACTGAGTTCTGCTCTCCATCCgctctcaaacaaacacactctgccCGTCATCTTGTCTCCTCGCAGAAGGCAGCAGATTTCTGCTGATGCAGTGATGTCTGGAAATGTCAAGGGCTCGCTTGTTGCCCCATAATGTATCTCCCCCCCTCGAACTGCTGCGCAAGATTTTCTCCTGCGGTACATCCTACTGTAAGCTCTTCACACCATCGTGCCGCCGCGCAAGCAACTACGGACGCTGCAGCTTTGTaaccctctctctttttttcggCTCAATCTCCACCTCAGGCTTTCCTCACCATAGACTCTCAGCAGCTGATTTCTACCTTGTTTTGACTCATCTTGTTTCATCGTCTCAAGTCTTCTGCATTCATATGAGGACACTTTAACGGACGCAGGAGGGTGATGAGCACAGTAAGACTgtaagctttttcttttttttttccccctccggAGGCTGCAGTGTAAAGTTGCCACATGACACTCACTGGTGCCCTGCTGTTGGATGAATTTACTCGAGGATGAGACGCATTCAAGACCATCCAAGATCGGTCCACGGTAAGCCTCAGAAACTGCTGActttgcacaacaacaacacatacggGACATGCTATTATGCACCGCAGCtgtgaatgtaaacatgacaatgactgacacacacgcacacacacaacttgtTTCCCCATCTTTGAGCCAATATTACTGGGCCAATAAGATGTGTGCATGTAAAAAACATCTCTTGTAAAATCAATATCAAATGTTATGCGTCAGATTATAATACAGTGGCGTATAGGACACATCACTGCAATGCTCCTTAAGGACAGAAACACTGCAATACTATGACAAACTAAAGTGCAGATGCTTGTGGAAATGCCATAGAAGTGTAACTGAAGATACAAATTGCATTATTCATATGAATCATAAgagaatgttaaaataaaattttcACAGCTGAAGACGGATTGTAACTATAGAAATAATTGCAGTAGTATCGTTACAACAATTTATCTTTGCTACTCGAAAAAGTGCTCACATTCTAGCCTGggaaaagtaaatgaatgaataacctGCAGAAAATGCTGAGACAGCAAATAGTTTCATCCCATTatttcctccctctccctctctctctccctgtgtgtgtgtgtgtgtctgcgtgtgtgtgtgtgtgtgtgtgtgtgtgagatagaggcagcagcaacaacagcagcagatgcaCTGTAGAGCAGCAATGGTCAAGTCAGCGAGAACCGCAGTGGAGCCGCACTGAGGCAGAGCAGCCAACCAGCCCCCTCATATCTGGGGACGTCTCCGACAATCTAAGGGGTGTGGGAAGCTGAGGAGTGGAAAATTTCCCCCTGAACCTGAATGCCTGCTCAGTCAGACTAACTGACATCCCAACACaactccttctcctcctcctcctcatcttccaaCTCCTCCTCCCAAACATGACTGTGGTAGCAGGAGACAACATGGACGAGACCTCAGCTGTCCCCGGCCACCCTCAGGACCCCTACCCTCCAGACCACAATGACCACGAATGTTGCGAGAGAGTGGTCATCAACATAGCGGGTCTACGGTTTGAGACTCAGTTGAAAACTCTTTCCCAGTTTCCAGAGACATTGCTAGGCAACCCCAAAAAGCGCATGCGGTACTTTGACCCTCTGAGAAACGAATACTTCTTTGACAGAAACCGCCCCAGTTTTGATGCCATCCTCTACTACTACCAGTCAGGGGGTCGGCTGAGAAGACCAGTGAACGTCCCTTTGGATATGTTCTCAGAAGAAATCAAATTCTATGAGCTTGGAGTGGACGCCATGGAGAGGTTTCGTGAGGATGAGGGTTTCATCCGGGAGGAAGAGCGCCCTTTGCCGGAGAAGGAGTTCCAGCGTCAGATTTGGCTCCTCTTTGAGCATCCAGAAAGCTCAGGCACCGCCAGAGGGATTGCCATTGTGTCTGTGATGGTGATCCTGATTTCAATAGTCATATTTTGTTTAGAAACTTTACCACAGCTGAAAGAGGACCCAACGGCTCGAATTGTGGGGAATTCAACTATTTATATCAAGCCAAACATCCTCACTGACCCCTTCTTCCTCATTGAGACACTCTGTATAATCTGGTTCTCCTTTGAGTTGATAGTTCGTTTTCTGGCATGCCCAAGTAAACCGGCCTTCTTCAAGAATATGATGAACATGATCGACATTGTGGCTATTATCCCTTACTTCATTACACTTGGCACAGAGCTGGCAGAAGACCCAGACCAAGAGAGTGTGGGGGAGCAGGCAACATCTCTGGCCATACTCAGGGTTATCCGTCTGGTCAGAGTATTTAGGATCTTCAAGCTGTCGCGACACTCTAAAGGACTTCAGATTTTGGGGCAGACCCTTAAAGCCAGCATGCGAGAGCTGGGATTGCTGATCTTCTTTCTGTTCATTGGAGTCATCTTGTTCTCTAGCGCTGTATACTTTGCGGAAGCGGAGGAGCAAGGATCCTACTTTGGAAGCATCCCAGATGCATTTTGGTGGGCTGTTGTGTCTATGACAACTGTGGGCTACGGGGACATGGTTCCAGTCACAATAGGAGGCAAGATAGTGGGATCTCTGTGCGCCATCGCTGGAGTGTTGACAATTGCACTCCCAGTGCCAGTCATTGTGTCCAACTTCAACTACTTCTACCACAGGGAGACTGAGGGAGAAGAGCAGGCCCAGCTGCTTAACGTCAGCAATCCCCCCTCTGAAACCAACTCAAGCCGCCGTAGTTCATCCACCGTCAGCAAGTCTGAGTACATGGAGATTGATGGAGACATAAACAATAGCATCGATAACTTTAGGGAGGCAAACCTCAGAACTGGCAATTGCACTATAGCCAACCAAAactgtgtaaataaaagcaAGCTGCTTACAGATGTTTAGACACTAGTTAGGAACTTTGGAAACTCTATGGGACTGTCATGTGGAGTAGACCATCAGTTAGGAATGCTTCATTTACCTCCTCAAAGCACTCTATGGCATTAGGCCTACAACTATCCTCAGCTATAtagaaaggaaacagaaaaaaaaacaaagttgttaGAGTGTATGACAGGTAGTTAGAATAATTAATTCTTCAGATCCTACAAATATATAGGTATATCAAAAAGAAACCATTGATTACTGCGCTTATACAATGCTCCCTGGAGGATGCAGAGCACACATTGTCCCATCAGACAACAGCGTGATGATTAAAACCATATGCATGGAGTACAGATAACATTTCAGCAAGTTGCACAATGCACcagaaacgtctgcagagacaTGCAAGCATCTGCAGTCAAGTGGTAAGCACCAAGAAGTGaaccccccctccaccaccaccctctttcttctcttccgACAAAAGGATCAACTATTCAGCAAAGCACCTTATAGGAGGAAGACTGATCTCTCTTGTTTGGATGTAAACAGATGGTGATCTACTTGCTTCACGAACATCCGCAATGCTGCTGTTTTCCGGCAGTTGCCGTAATTGTGATATCACCAAGTGATTCAATGCCATGCCCTTTAGATGCAACACAGCACAATGAGAAAGTGAGCTTCACATGAGCATGATTAGAGACTTTCCATTTTGATATTGGCATGCTTGAGACATATCTCTCACATAATGGAAAGGATCTTCTTTTGGATACCTGCCTCCATCCAAACCCTCCTCATCTGTTTTCATACTGAGTGCACTGGATgagtttttaatttgaaatgctAATCATTTAGAAGTATAGAAACTGAATGTTAAATCTTAAGGGAACAGTTACATAAATGAGATCATAGCATGAAAAAAAGTAACCTGCATTATGGTCTACTGACTACGGTACTTTTGTAACCTGGTATATTTAATGCATGACATGAGTATACAGCTTGTTGCAATTCAGGCACTCTTCAGTGCCCTATACTGTCAGGGAAACTAAGGAAATCAAATTCTGGATGTTTCTGAATTGCGATCAAATATATTCAAACCCAACATGAGGATGCAGAGTTTCTAATTTAAAAAgtagacaaagaaaataaatagatattatCAAAAATGCATATAATCATAATAAGCACCAATTACAGTATTACATCGATAGTGCAGTGCATGGACCTTCTACGACGAAGGAAAATTATTAGTCATGCTTCCATCTCCATGTCAAATTTTAGTACATATTGTTTTGGACACAACTCGAGAAAAAAGATCATGACCAAATTTCAATTCATATCACCGGAAATTATTCTGACATTAGTTGCTAGTGCCTTTATCCCCTTCACCAACAGGACCAGTGAAAGTGCCTCTGTGTACAAAGGTATTGTTGAGGTTGAGCAGAGCTGGTTTACCTTCTGTTTGCGTTTCAGGACACTGTTGGTCACAAAGAGAAGCAAGGTTGACATTAAAATAGATGAACatagtaaaaacaacaacaaccgacAGATGATCCATGGCTGTCACGCACAACCCAGTTTCCATGCACTTAATTATGCCCTTATGCAGCAATGTATTGTACTTTGCATTTTTACAAATCATATTCAAAAAAGGGAATATCACTCTGATTTCAGCgtcttttcatttctgtctgtttgggTTTTGTGCACCATGCATCCTTTCAGGGTCTCTACCTCAGTGAGGTCATTGCAAACTTGCTGTAGAGTTGCAAGCTTCAATGCAGGGCTTCCTATACCATAATGCAAAATGGAACCTTAAGTGTAAACAGCAGTCATGCAATATTGAATGTGAGAGTCCCAAAGCATCGCCTTTACACAAGCACTTAGGACAAATAGTGTACCAGACTCCTGCTCCTTTTGTTCACTTAAAGCTACGCACAATCAGAACATTCATTTATAGATAGAGTTTATAGAGATTGTGTGACTCTCCTAGCAGGATGAGATTGACTGTTTTATACTTACTTTCTTTGAAATAGTGGTATATGAGGATATTGTTGTTTGAGGGTGTGTTTCAAAcatgtgtgtgggagagagagagagagagagagagagcagagattGTTTGATATTAGTTGTTAAATCTTGTCATACAACAATCCCAAAGTGCAGCCCGCCATTTTTGcacaatcattttttatttgcgTTTCTTTTTGGCCGTTTTGAAATAATTTCTTTATTCACTGTGCTTGCTCGTACGTACTCGTGGATTGTTTCtcagcaaacaactgcagacagacacacagaccagGGCAAATTGAAAGGACTACTTGAAAAAACCTCCACCTATACTTTACATCAGTCCACACTGTGCTGAGACTGTCAAATTCtgtcaaatgacagaaagactTTGTACAATTGTgtgctttcctttcctttttttttttttaatttaacaatttCCTGACAAggtcctgtaaaaaaaaaatctctgctgCAATGCTACTTGACTGTCATCGTTGTTTCTGTTGGTGCAGCGGCTAATGTTTGTGGTGCTAGTGCAGGACTATTATGGTTGTCTTGTTACCATCATGTTACCTGAAGCTGAAGCCTACagtaattgctttttttttttttccattctacAGTATGGCTCTTTTTTGTTGGTTAGTTTTGGGCATTGTTTGCTCATTTATTTGGAACAGATCTTTGTACTGTATTGCAGAAGGGTGTCTGCCTCAGGCGAGGTAAACATTCCAGAGCCTCGCTAGATGTCAGGAACTTATCaagagagcaaaaaaaagaaaaaaaaagaaaaaagaaaaaggatattTGACATCTTATAAATGCAGCTGCCGGGAGATTTGGTCACAAGTTTCTAGGCCGACTATTGCGTGAAATTTGGTGTAACATGTCCTGCATGCTGCAGCTCCACATGAGGTAAAGAAAATACCCCTCACATTAGCAGCGCTGTTGCTTCCCTAGCTGTGAGGGCATGTATGGATGGTGCTATGCATTCAGTTACCCCAAAAGAAACGTGCACTCTTAACAGCAATAGAATAACAGATAACCTGTTTCTTAGATgcttttttgtaataaaaatagttatcaatagaaaaacaaaactactttGAATGTCAGAGGAACTGTGGTCACTTAACAGACACAACAGGGCTGTTTATGTACCAACCTTTTtgctctctgctctgtgatttTACGAGGTCAGCGGTGTTAAATGTAGGCAGGTTTTGTTGAATTAAGAGAAACTACAAAAATAGCAATCTTCAAATATAAAAATTCCAAATATAGGCTTTGTAATAGTAGCAGTTTCCCATGAACCAGCCAGGTCAGAAGTGAGTTGTTTTGCagttccaaaaaaaagaagaagaagaagctggtaACAAAGTCCCAGAGGAACAGCCCGTAATGCACTTAGAGAAAAAAATCTATGACCAGTTAAAAGTCAGAGAAGGTGCCtaaattatttttacatattcatttatttcagcttAGTATAAGATGTTACGCTTCTGCAAACAACGAAAAgcaagaagataaaaaaaaacaacaacaacaaaaatgctgATATTATTCAACTaggaaaaacataacattttatgaaACTAAATACAGTAGCTCCAGGAAGATTAAGAAAAGTAACCACTATATTCTGCAAATATGTGTGATAAAcaattttaatgtgtgtgtttttatttttcctgtttttgggtGGCACTGAGACATGATTGATTTAGGAAGAACATGCCATATAGTGGAATATCAAATAGCGTATGTTCCACTGGTAAGCCATGATAATGAAACTACTGTGTAACGGTCAATTGTTATCAAAATAAATTATATGGATAATAAGTGTGCTAAAAACATATCCTTTTGGTttcaaaaggggaaaaaaatacaggaaTCATTTGCACACCATGTTCCCATTTTTTCCCATCTCCACTGCTGAATTTACTGCTACAATGTATCTCTACAGAAAATCTACTGATCGCAGAAAACTGCATGGTCGATGGAAGACTGCATGAGCTTTGCCTTTCAAACTGTGGATCAACCATACAGCAGTTGCATCATTTCAAAAAAGAAACCCTTGCTTTCATCGGCATCGAGgctttgtgtaaaaaaaaaaaaggccctgTTCAGACGTTGTTGTGAGACGTTTCCACTGCTGGATTTCTTAAAAGCACCTTAGCGCTGACCTCATCTCTGAGACAACGTCGGGTATCTGAGCCGTACTCAACGTGTGTGGATGTTCAGGTTGTGCTTGGCTCTGAATGTGAGCGAGGACATTAAGGGCTAGTTTCTCAAACTCTGTCGCTATTTTCGGACTGACGCGCTGGTTCAAGTGACTTTTCGCCCCTTCCTAACTCAGTCTAGACTCTAGTGATAGTGTGGTGTTAGAAACATGCCTGTTCTGTCTAAACAGGGCCTGTGCCGCACACCCTTGACTGTACCACACTGGTTTGAAGGCATTCTTGTTTGCTGAAGGTGTTGATACTGGACTGCTTTCTGTCTGTAACTCACTTGCCAAAGGTGACTATCCATGAGAAGATCTGGTTTGCGTTCGATTTGATGACGGTtgagtttgacttttttgtcagaaatgcacatttaacTGCTAGCAGGGACGTTATGGAGAAAACTGCAAAAGGACTGTTGACCTCTTCCGCTCCTCCTTCCATCCACAAGCAAACCAAACTCTGATTGTGTTTATTAATCCAGTTGTCATTGTCATGTTATGTTTACTGAGGATTATGCTACAAATGTGTTGATGATGACAAAGGCATGGTCTGTGATCTATGCaagggttatttatttttgttttcttatatcACTTATGATTTCATCTTACATTAACTTCAATAAATTTTTAAGGATCTGCTGGTCTATGCTCATTTTGGCTTGGGACGGGGGATTTTTAAATCATCTTGTACACTAGGTTGTCAGAAGCGTTTCTGTGCCACCAGAACAGGAGAAATGTGCTGCTGTATGCAGTGTAACAGGATTGGATGTCTCAATCTAAATGTGTCTACCTCTGTGCTACCCTCTCGCTTAAACCATTAGCAGTGATTCATGGGACTAAGGTAATGGTTCCACACTAATCCTCTATCCCAGGAGAGGCCCGCTTACCTCTGTCATTCCCTGTGAGTTGTTACGCACCTCAGAGGCCTGTAGAGCTCCCATCACTCTCAATCTCTAACCCCCCTTCATTCATGTGGACATGTGTGGAACCCTCAGAGTCACTCTAAGGTGTTGTGCACTTGCTGAGTCGAGAATGATCACGTTACTcaagctgcaactaacaatgaGTTAAAATAGATTATGGTGCTGACTATTTCAGTGCTGTTTTGTATTTGAGCCTAACTCAAGACCTTCAAGACAAAAATTGAAAGTTGACATTGTAGAACATAAGCATTATTtctaaaaacttaaaaatataaacTAGAAGAAATGATGTTTCCTAAAGtggaaaatcaaacaaacacacaacctccattcactttcacacaagACTAAAGCGGATTACCAGccactttaaattaaagtttaaatcaGATGCATTACTCATCAGATTTGATGGTCATTGTTCACATTCTTAATCAATTTTAAGTATCATGAA
Coding sequences within:
- the kcna1a gene encoding potassium voltage-gated channel subfamily A member 1, translated to MTVVAGDNMDETSAVPGHPQDPYPPDHNDHECCERVVINIAGLRFETQLKTLSQFPETLLGNPKKRMRYFDPLRNEYFFDRNRPSFDAILYYYQSGGRLRRPVNVPLDMFSEEIKFYELGVDAMERFREDEGFIREEERPLPEKEFQRQIWLLFEHPESSGTARGIAIVSVMVILISIVIFCLETLPQLKEDPTARIVGNSTIYIKPNILTDPFFLIETLCIIWFSFELIVRFLACPSKPAFFKNMMNMIDIVAIIPYFITLGTELAEDPDQESVGEQATSLAILRVIRLVRVFRIFKLSRHSKGLQILGQTLKASMRELGLLIFFLFIGVILFSSAVYFAEAEEQGSYFGSIPDAFWWAVVSMTTVGYGDMVPVTIGGKIVGSLCAIAGVLTIALPVPVIVSNFNYFYHRETEGEEQAQLLNVSNPPSETNSSRRSSSTVSKSEYMEIDGDINNSIDNFREANLRTGNCTIANQNCVNKSKLLTDV